A single genomic interval of Microbacterium sp. LWO14-1.2 harbors:
- a CDS encoding ABC transporter ATP-binding protein, translating to MSDQKPQRARRQRGGAPAAPVVERELSDEEKYEAELAEKARQDGGGWDSVAPGKADNFGRSFSRMIGLLKPSAVWFVFVSILGAIGVVLTVAAPKVLAEATNLIYTGFIANQLGQSQGDFPGFPVGTPKAEVVEQLRAAGQDDYANQVSALHDFQVGSGIDFDALRWIIAAVLAIYIVAAFLSWVQGYVINVIMVRTMWRLRERVEAKINRLPLSYFDKVQRGDLISRVTNDIDNITQTMQQSLSGALTAVLTVVGVLVLMFSISWQLALVALVALPLMGVIFGVIGPRSQKAFGTQWRKVGRLNARVEESFSGHALVKVFGREQDALQKFKDENEELFQASFKAQFLSGIIMPAMTFVGSLTYVGIAVLGGLMVASGQLRIGDVQAFIQYSQQFTQPLSELGGMAAVVQSGTASAERVFELLDADEQEADAKDAPPFEEGKGVIEFENVQFSYTPERPLITDLSFRVEPGQTVAIVGPTGAGKTTLVNLIMRFYELSGGRITLDGQDISEITRDELRSRTGMVLQDPWLFAGTIRENIRYGRSTATDEEVLEAAKATYVDRFVHALPEGYDTVLDEDASNVSAGERQLITIARAFVAQPSILILDEATSAVDTRTELLLQNAMAALRQGRTSFVIAHRLSTIRDADLILVMEHGDIVEKGTHDELIAAQGAYWRLYQSQFEQAATDIDAEDALTGSTPLVVSGEAEEIAAAQVGASVGAQQPVAEAAAAKAVVERPDGESPA from the coding sequence ATGAGCGACCAGAAGCCGCAGAGGGCACGGCGCCAGCGCGGAGGCGCGCCGGCAGCCCCCGTCGTCGAGCGCGAGCTCTCCGACGAGGAGAAGTACGAGGCGGAACTCGCCGAGAAGGCGAGGCAGGACGGCGGCGGCTGGGACAGCGTCGCGCCCGGGAAGGCCGACAACTTCGGTCGGAGCTTCAGCCGGATGATCGGCCTGCTCAAGCCGTCGGCCGTGTGGTTCGTGTTCGTGTCGATCCTCGGCGCCATCGGCGTGGTTCTCACGGTCGCAGCGCCGAAGGTGCTCGCGGAGGCGACGAACCTCATCTACACGGGCTTCATCGCCAACCAGCTGGGACAGTCGCAGGGCGACTTCCCGGGTTTCCCCGTGGGGACGCCGAAGGCCGAGGTCGTGGAGCAGCTGCGCGCCGCCGGTCAGGACGACTACGCGAACCAGGTGTCGGCGCTCCACGACTTCCAGGTCGGATCCGGCATCGACTTCGACGCGCTGCGCTGGATCATCGCCGCCGTGCTGGCGATCTACATCGTGGCGGCGTTCCTCAGCTGGGTCCAGGGCTACGTCATCAACGTGATCATGGTCCGTACCATGTGGCGGCTGCGCGAGCGCGTCGAGGCGAAGATCAACCGGCTGCCGCTGTCGTATTTCGACAAGGTGCAGCGCGGCGACCTGATCTCGCGCGTGACGAACGACATCGACAACATCACCCAGACCATGCAGCAATCGCTGTCCGGTGCGCTCACCGCGGTGCTCACCGTGGTCGGAGTGCTCGTGCTGATGTTCTCGATCTCCTGGCAGCTCGCGCTCGTCGCCCTCGTGGCACTGCCTCTCATGGGCGTGATCTTCGGCGTGATCGGCCCGCGTTCGCAGAAGGCCTTCGGCACCCAGTGGCGCAAGGTCGGTCGTCTCAACGCGCGCGTCGAGGAGTCGTTCTCGGGGCACGCTCTCGTCAAGGTCTTCGGCCGGGAGCAGGACGCGCTGCAGAAGTTCAAGGACGAGAACGAGGAGCTGTTCCAGGCGAGCTTCAAGGCACAGTTCCTGTCCGGCATCATCATGCCGGCCATGACGTTCGTCGGCAGCCTCACGTATGTCGGGATCGCGGTGCTCGGCGGCCTCATGGTCGCGAGCGGTCAGCTCCGCATCGGCGACGTCCAGGCGTTCATCCAGTACTCGCAGCAGTTCACTCAGCCGCTCTCCGAGCTCGGCGGCATGGCCGCGGTCGTGCAGTCCGGCACCGCGTCGGCCGAGCGGGTGTTCGAGCTGCTCGACGCCGACGAGCAGGAGGCGGATGCGAAGGACGCGCCGCCGTTCGAGGAGGGCAAGGGCGTCATCGAGTTCGAGAACGTGCAGTTCTCCTACACGCCGGAACGTCCGCTCATCACCGACCTGTCCTTCCGGGTCGAGCCGGGGCAGACGGTCGCGATCGTCGGTCCGACCGGTGCCGGGAAGACCACGCTCGTGAACCTCATCATGCGGTTCTACGAACTCAGCGGCGGTCGGATCACGCTCGACGGCCAGGACATCTCGGAGATCACCCGCGACGAACTGCGGTCGCGCACCGGCATGGTGCTCCAGGACCCGTGGCTGTTCGCCGGCACGATCCGCGAGAACATCCGGTACGGTCGCTCCACGGCGACCGACGAGGAAGTGCTCGAGGCCGCGAAGGCGACCTACGTCGACCGGTTCGTCCACGCTCTCCCCGAGGGGTACGACACCGTGCTCGACGAGGACGCCTCGAACGTCTCCGCCGGTGAGCGTCAGCTGATCACGATCGCCCGCGCATTCGTCGCCCAGCCGTCGATCCTCATCCTCGACGAAGCCACGTCCGCGGTCGACACCCGCACCGAGCTGCTGCTGCAGAACGCGATGGCGGCGCTGCGTCAGGGGCGCACGTCGTTCGTGATCGCGCACCGGCTGTCGACGATCCGCGACGCCGACCTCATCCTCGTGATGGAGCATGGCGACATCGTCGAGAAGGGCACGCACGACGAGCTCATCGCCGCGCAGGGCGCCTACTGGCGTCTGTATCAGTCGCAGTTCGAGCAGGCGGCGACCGACATCGACGCCGAAGACGCTCTCACCGGCTCGACGCCCCTGGTCGTCAGCGGCGAAGCCGAGGAGATCGCCGCCGCGCAGGTGGGCGCCTCGGTGGGAGCGCAGCAACCCGTCGCCGAGGCTGCGGCAGCCAAGGCAGTCGTCGAGCGCCCGGACGGCGAGTCACCGGCCTGA
- a CDS encoding D-alanyl-D-alanine carboxypeptidase, with protein MTAPDSAEATSVAPSATTREATPALTRPAPAAERDGLDELGMRDVDGAPEARWAEDGTGATALTWVDATAVEESTAVPSLSGDDDPDPASTIMRGARLRSRAASAGVLVPIGVLVGLVGTYAGATMLWPLHEVPPTVRAAEFASTAAPAAGILWPAQGSAAVGVGGINTTASTLDPAAIASVTKVVSSLMVLDRMPLQPGEQGPEFAFTRADNLAYWQYRRSDQSSLDVPVGGTLTEYQLLQGTLMGSANNYIDRLAREIWGTEAAFASAAQVWLRDRGLDGITVVTPSGFDDRNTATPEALVALAERAMQNPVFASIVSTTSVDLPGAGTVVNTNGMLADAGVVGVKTGTLGESWNLLTAKDITVDDTTVHLYAAVLGQADDEQRLSETRALFAQVEAALTSQEPAVAKETVVGTVTTLWGTTIDIVTAADSDVVLWNGAGAQSTPTFDLGDHRDDGDEVGTLLVAGPLDSVVTPLALDADVEGPDPWWRLTHPFELFGISEAQR; from the coding sequence GTGACCGCTCCAGACTCCGCCGAGGCCACCTCCGTCGCACCGTCCGCGACCACGCGCGAGGCGACCCCTGCGTTGACGCGCCCCGCCCCTGCGGCGGAGCGCGACGGCCTGGACGAGCTCGGCATGCGAGACGTCGACGGGGCCCCAGAAGCGCGCTGGGCCGAGGACGGCACGGGCGCCACCGCGCTCACCTGGGTCGACGCGACAGCCGTGGAGGAGTCGACCGCGGTGCCTTCGCTCAGCGGGGATGACGATCCTGACCCCGCCAGCACGATCATGCGCGGGGCCCGCCTCCGTTCCCGGGCCGCCTCGGCCGGCGTGCTCGTGCCGATCGGCGTGCTCGTCGGGCTCGTCGGCACGTATGCGGGAGCCACGATGCTCTGGCCTCTGCACGAGGTCCCGCCCACGGTGCGGGCCGCGGAGTTCGCGTCGACGGCCGCGCCGGCCGCCGGCATCCTCTGGCCCGCGCAGGGAAGCGCGGCCGTGGGAGTCGGCGGCATCAACACGACGGCGTCGACGCTGGACCCTGCCGCGATCGCGAGCGTGACCAAGGTCGTGTCGAGCCTCATGGTGCTCGACAGGATGCCGCTGCAGCCCGGCGAACAGGGTCCGGAGTTCGCGTTCACCCGCGCCGACAACCTCGCCTACTGGCAGTACCGACGCTCCGATCAGTCGTCGCTCGATGTGCCCGTCGGCGGCACGCTCACCGAGTATCAGCTGCTGCAGGGCACGCTCATGGGGTCGGCCAACAACTACATCGACCGGCTGGCCCGCGAGATCTGGGGGACGGAGGCCGCCTTCGCCTCCGCCGCGCAGGTGTGGCTGCGCGACCGCGGCCTCGACGGCATCACCGTCGTGACCCCCTCGGGCTTCGACGACCGCAACACCGCGACGCCCGAGGCGCTCGTCGCCCTCGCGGAGCGCGCGATGCAGAACCCGGTGTTCGCGAGCATCGTCAGCACGACCTCGGTCGACCTACCCGGAGCGGGCACGGTCGTGAACACGAACGGGATGCTCGCGGATGCCGGCGTCGTCGGCGTGAAGACGGGAACCCTCGGCGAGAGCTGGAACCTGCTGACGGCCAAGGACATCACGGTAGACGACACGACGGTGCACCTGTACGCCGCGGTGCTCGGACAGGCCGACGACGAGCAGCGCCTGTCGGAGACGCGGGCGCTCTTCGCGCAGGTCGAGGCCGCGCTGACCTCGCAGGAGCCCGCCGTCGCCAAGGAGACGGTCGTCGGCACCGTCACGACGCTGTGGGGCACGACGATCGACATCGTCACCGCTGCGGACTCCGACGTCGTGCTGTGGAACGGCGCGGGAGCGCAGAGCACCCCCACGTTCGACCTCGGCGACCACCGCGACGACGGCGACGAGGTCGGGACGCTGCTGGTGGCGGGTCCGCTCGACTCGGTCGTCACGCCGCTCGCCCTCGACGCCGATGTCGAGGGACCGGATCCGTGGTGGCGGCTCACGCACCCCTTCGAGCTGTTCGGCATCAGCGAAGCCCAGCGCTGA